Proteins encoded in a region of the Bombyx mori chromosome 21, ASM3026992v2 genome:
- the Or-17 gene encoding olfactory receptor 17 isoform X3 translates to MEKREITKAKRNDGKYLKGTDKEKEYFRRKLDIEIRRAVSQRNKTEVDFKRNKGLIGMVVTEKKINIDKTEGLNKPIPEKIKIDNKHKNKPNDKESETFIQNVKSNQSKPEDMSSSIQSKSNSPSELGLLRDLDNKQDNRKDSTKSKVIQKKLKDSKKYREVHKCMKPDKRREKSEERVKTHCSNKEIYFKLRYFQDGKMITKIVKCIEDSKNDCMDNYDIATQTKRKKLATVQEKSTNMKITEPINDEAVRPQSAAHNIDMNVTNRSPLNETNTVKLGENDKMNKPTNLSTNPSTSLQSSLNIYENNLKRVREDIEKQINKTLSEKPQFEPKASYNNTPKDLSNQPSKNLLAAVAADCAMMNSANNSVSENILNHISRNQKQSNQLLSQDQARQSSFHVVAYNAGTTANHQNIYINRNHSMPASSNDLHHNVNSPYLPRIHNNYSLINQGHTQANLSKYYHNQVPSVSRPQGNSNNQNILSAPQNNNEHNRFIPPIYTNAIRPEVSSNHYRPAYSQNIPQTFHQSVMQGFPRQYYPNYYRQRSYYDGGLCNGKNNPARSTDINQNRSWPGSNGTRVPYSECSSLPPLPIPPPPYTLPNQHLSTPDSMLSTQDTSIIGRNDEGLIKKINIRTGPLSNILEKNKKNPLCENRESESSLSAQKQYQVHSIEKEKDPKDELGHALFSEKSVAAKNAVQKELDDLITNLFEPDTSSITFTANVESNKAEMNNPMSKPCPLSKKLKDQAVVTSHKTNEENRNNSKVLNASPNGESSKEAVETINNSPFLNKSVLKSRLLEENEILIDRKISKKRFLFEKNVTDKEGTKKISIEEYKNRSLGSRNGQSKSSIKSNENRSVK, encoded by the coding sequence ATGGAAAAGAGAGAAATAACTAAAGCAAAGAGAAACGACGGAAAGTATTTAAAAGGCACAGataaagaaaaagaatattTCAGACGTAAATTAGATATAGAAATACGAAGAGCAGTCAGTCAAAGAAATAAAACTGAAGTTgattttaaaagaaacaaagGATTAATCGGAATGGTAgtgactgaaaaaaaaattaacatagaTAAAACTGAAGGACTAAATAAACCTATacctgaaaaaattaaaatcgataATAAACATAAGAATAAGCCAAATGACAAAGAAAGCGAAACATTTATTCAGAATGTTAAAAGTAATCAAAGCAAACCTGAAGATATGAGTAGTTCTATTCAGTCAAAATCAAACTCACCTAGTGAGTTAGGGCTACTTCGTGATTTAGATAATAAGCAAGACAACAGAAAAGATTCAACAAAGTCGAAAGTTATTCAGAAGAAGTTGAAAGATTCTAAGAAATATAGAGAGGTTCATAAGTGCATGAAACCAGATAAACGTCGAGAAAAGAGTGAAGAACGTGTAAAAACTCATTGCTccaataaagaaatatattttaaattacggtATTTCCAGGATGGAAAGATGATAACGAAAATTGTCAAATGTATTGAAGATTCGAAAAACGATTGCATGGATAATTACGATATAGCTACTCAGACCAAACGTAAGAAGCTTGCAACAGTACAAGAAAAGTCTACAAATATGAAGATTACTGAACCAATAAATGATGAAGCGGTTCGTCCACAATCTGCGGCACATAATATTGATATGAATGTCACAAACAGATCGCCTTTGAATGAAACGAATACGGTTAAACTTGGAGAGAATGATAAAATGAACAAACCAACGAATCTGTCTACAAATCCATCAACATCCTTACAATCTTCACTGAATATTTATGAAAACAATTTGAAACGAGTCCGAGAAGatattgaaaaacaaattaacaagACACTATCAGAAAAACCCCAATTTGAACCAAAAGCAAGCTATAATAACACCCCTAAAGATCTAAGCAATCAACCTTCTAAAAATCTATTGGCTGCAGTAGCAGCTGATTGTGCAATGATGAATTCTGCGAATAATTCAGTCagtgaaaatatattgaatcATATATCTAGGAATCAAAAACAGAGTAATCAATTGTTGTCCCAAGATCAAGCAAGACAGTCTTCATTCCACGTCGTGGCCTATAATGCAGGAACTACTGCTAATCACCAGAATATTTACATCAATAGGAATCATAGTATGCCTGCTTCAAGTAATGATTTACACCATAATGTCAATTCTCCATATCTGCCACGAATCCATAAcaattattcattaataaacCAGGGACATACTCAAGCAAATTTAAGCAAATATTATCATAACCAAGTCCCTAGCGTATCTAGACCCCAGGGAAATTCCAATAATCAAAACATTTTATCTGCTCCCCAAAATAACAATGAGCACAATCGCTTCATACCTCCAATCTACACCAACGCAATTAGGCCTGAGGTATCTTCTAACCACTACAGACCAGCGTATTCTCAAAATATACCACAAACTTTTCACCAGTCTGTAATGCAAGGTTTCCCTCGACAATATTATCCAAATTACTATCGACAGCGTTCCTATTACGATGGAGGACTGTGTAATGGTAAAAATAATCCGGCACGTTCTACTGATATAAATCAAAATCGTAGCTGGCCTGGTAGTAATGGGACTCGTGTTCCATATTCTGAATGTTCTAGTCTACCCCCATTACCGATACCACCACCTCCATACACATTGCCGAATCAGCATCTCTCCACTCCTGATTCAATGCTATCTACACAAGATACTTCAATAATTGGAAGGAATGATGAAGGTCTCATTAAGAAGATCAATATTAGAACCGGACCACTTAGCAATAtcttggaaaaaaataaaaaaaatccattatgTGAGAACAGAGAGTCGGAAAGCTCATTATCAGCGCAAAAACAATATCAAGTACACTCTATTGAAAAGGAAAAAGACCCAAAAGATGAATTGGGGCATGcattattttcagaaaaatcGGTGGCAGCAAAAAATGCCGTGCAGAAGGAATTGGATGACTTAATAACAAACCTTTTTGAACCTGATACCAGTTCCATTACGTTTACTGCTAATGTTGAATCAAATAAAGCTGAGATGAATAATCCTATGTCCAAGCCGTGCCCTCTATCGAAGAAATTAAAGGACCAAGCGGTGGTTACGTCCCATAAAACAAATGAAGAAAACAGAAATAATTCAAAGGTTTTAAACGCGTCTCCTAACGGTGAAAGTTCTAAAGAAGCTGTTGAAACAATTAATAATTCGCCTTTTCTCaataaatctgttttaaaatCGAGATTGCTCGAAGAAAACGAAATTTTAATCGATAGAAAAATATCAAAGAagagatttttatttgaaaagaatGTTACAGATAAAGAAGGGACCAAAAAAATTTCTATAgaggaatataaaaatagatcTTTAGGAAGTCGAAACGGTCAATCGAAGTCTAGCATAAAATCGAATGAGAATCGATCAGTGAAATAA